The Cellulomonas sp. S1-8 genome has a window encoding:
- a CDS encoding universal stress protein — protein sequence MGIVVGYLATPEGHAALDAAVTEARRRSVPVVVVLSVRPDEPVERRAQTEADLGKVRDDLDALGVAHDVRLLDGGDVADDLISTAEEVGAQLIVLGLRRRSPVGKLILGSNAQRVLFDAPCPVLTVKPTG from the coding sequence ATGGGAATCGTGGTCGGCTACCTGGCGACCCCGGAGGGGCACGCCGCGCTCGACGCCGCCGTCACGGAGGCGCGTCGCAGGTCCGTGCCCGTCGTGGTCGTGCTCAGCGTGCGTCCGGACGAGCCGGTGGAGCGGCGCGCCCAGACCGAGGCGGACCTCGGGAAGGTGCGCGACGACCTCGACGCGCTCGGCGTCGCGCACGACGTCCGCCTGCTGGACGGTGGCGACGTCGCGGACGACCTCATCAGCACCGCGGAGGAGGTCGGGGCCCAGCTCATCGTGCTCGGCCTGCGTCGCCGCAGCCCTGTGGGCAAGCTCATCCTCGGGTCCAACGCGCAGCGGGTCCTGTTCGACGCCCCGTGCCCCGTGCTGACGGTCAAGCCCACGGGCTGA
- a CDS encoding NfeD family protein: MGWLWWVGGALTLGILEMISLDLVLIMFAGGALAGGLAYALGAPVAVQILVAAATSVILLATLRPWLLRHLRGRGPLPETNAAALVGRDAVVVSMVDGTAGRVKLAGEVWSARTADGGSLPPGSAVTVTKIDGATAVVSPATATAPGDTTAPGVAPA; encoded by the coding sequence ATGGGATGGCTCTGGTGGGTCGGGGGAGCCCTGACGTTGGGCATCCTGGAGATGATCTCGCTGGACCTGGTCCTCATCATGTTCGCCGGCGGTGCCCTGGCAGGCGGGTTGGCCTACGCGCTGGGTGCCCCCGTGGCCGTGCAGATCCTCGTCGCGGCGGCGACGTCCGTCATCCTGCTCGCGACGCTGCGGCCCTGGCTGCTGCGCCACCTGCGGGGACGTGGACCGCTGCCGGAGACCAACGCCGCAGCGCTGGTCGGCCGCGACGCGGTCGTCGTCTCGATGGTGGACGGCACGGCCGGTCGCGTGAAGCTCGCCGGCGAGGTGTGGAGCGCACGCACCGCCGACGGCGGCTCGTTGCCCCCGGGGAGCGCGGTCACCGTGACGAAGATCGACGGGGCGACCGCGGTCGTCAGCCCTGCCACGGCGACGGCGCCGGGCGACACGACGGCCCCCGGTGTGGCACCCGCCTGA
- a CDS encoding ABC transporter ATP-binding protein encodes MTDVLDLQDVTIRRGATTILESLSWQVREGDRWVVLGRNGAGKTTLLQVAAGRMHPTSGTADLLGARLGATDVAELRPRIGLASAALADRIPSGETVRDVVLTAAYGVTGRWRETYETVDESRASDLLAAFGVGHLAERWFGTLSEGERKRVQIARSLMSDPELLLLDEPAAGLDLGGREELVGALAELARDRRSPALVLVTHHVEEIPPGFTHLLLLRAGQVFASGPIGEVLTEENLSGTFDLPLRLDDTDGRWSAHATDRPAR; translated from the coding sequence ATGACCGACGTGCTCGACCTGCAGGACGTGACGATCCGCCGGGGGGCGACGACGATCCTGGAGTCGCTGTCGTGGCAGGTGCGCGAGGGCGACCGCTGGGTGGTGCTCGGCCGCAACGGTGCGGGCAAGACGACCCTGTTGCAGGTGGCGGCGGGGCGCATGCACCCCACGTCCGGGACGGCCGATCTGCTCGGGGCGCGCCTGGGTGCGACCGACGTCGCCGAGCTCCGGCCGCGGATCGGGCTCGCGAGCGCCGCGCTCGCCGACCGGATCCCGTCGGGGGAGACGGTGCGTGACGTCGTGCTGACGGCCGCGTACGGCGTGACGGGGCGGTGGCGCGAGACGTACGAGACGGTCGACGAGTCGCGTGCGTCCGACCTGCTGGCCGCGTTCGGCGTCGGGCACCTGGCCGAGCGCTGGTTCGGCACCCTGTCCGAGGGGGAGCGCAAGCGGGTGCAGATCGCACGCTCGTTGATGAGCGACCCCGAGCTGCTGCTGCTGGACGAGCCGGCCGCCGGCCTGGACCTGGGAGGGCGTGAGGAGCTCGTCGGCGCCCTGGCGGAGCTCGCGCGCGACCGTCGCTCGCCCGCGCTGGTGCTGGTGACGCACCACGTCGAGGAGATCCCGCCGGGGTTCACCCACCTGCTCCTGCTGCGCGCCGGGCAGGTGTTCGCGTCCGGGCCGATCGGCGAGGTGCTCACCGAGGAGAACCTGTCCGGCACGTTCGACCTCCCGCTGCGCCTCGACGACACCGACGGCCGGTGGTCGGCGCACGCCACGGACCGACCCGCGCGCTGA
- a CDS encoding DNA gyrase/topoisomerase IV subunit B produces the protein MTTTSAQAGYTARHLSVLEGLEAVRKRPGMYIGTTDSRGLMHCLWEIIDNSVDEALGGHGDRIEVVLHADSSVEVRDNGRGIPVDVEPKTGLTGVEVVLTKLHAGGKFGGGSYAASGGLHGVGASVVNALSARLDVEVDRGGRTYRMTFHRGEPGEFDDRAGVSPESPFEPFVQGSELTVVGKVAKGVTGTRVRYWADRQIFPKGAVFAYDELVTRARQTSFLVPGLAITVRDERGVAGTPGEHGPHEETFLHTGGVVDFVEHLAPDAAVTDTWHLTGEGTFTETVPVLDDRGHMSPQEVSRTCEVDVAVRWGTGYATEVRSFVNIISTPKGGTHLAGFEAGLLKTVRAQVAANARRLKFSVKDSSAERVEKEDVLAGLTAVVTVRLAEPQFEGQTKEVLGTGPVRGIVARVVEQQLTAIFGSSKRDEKAHSALLLDKVVGEMRARVSARKQKEISRRKNALESSSLPAKLADCRIDDVARSELFIVEGDSALGTAKLARSSDFQALLPIRGKILNVQKASVGDMLKNAECAAIIQVLGAGSGRTFDLEAARYGKIVLMTDADVDGAHIRTLLLTLFFRYMRPLVDAGRVYAAVPPLHRIEVIGAGSRKNEYVYTYSEVELATTLKKLDRSGRRYKDDIQRYKGLGEMDADQLAETTMDPRHRTLRRVRVGEAEHAAAHVEKVFELLMGSDVAPRKDFIVANAHSLDQSRIDA, from the coding sequence GTGACCACGACCTCCGCCCAGGCCGGCTACACCGCGCGGCACCTGTCGGTGCTCGAGGGTCTCGAGGCCGTGCGCAAGCGCCCCGGGATGTACATCGGCACCACGGACAGCCGCGGGCTGATGCACTGCCTGTGGGAGATCATCGACAACTCGGTCGACGAGGCGCTCGGTGGCCACGGCGACCGCATCGAGGTCGTCCTGCACGCGGACTCCTCGGTCGAGGTGCGCGACAACGGACGCGGCATCCCCGTCGACGTCGAGCCCAAGACGGGCCTGACGGGCGTCGAGGTCGTCCTCACCAAGCTCCACGCGGGCGGCAAGTTCGGCGGCGGCTCGTACGCGGCGTCGGGCGGCCTGCACGGCGTGGGCGCGTCCGTCGTCAACGCGCTGTCCGCGCGCCTCGACGTCGAGGTCGACCGCGGTGGTCGTACGTACCGGATGACGTTCCACCGCGGGGAGCCCGGCGAGTTCGACGACCGCGCGGGCGTGAGCCCGGAGTCGCCGTTCGAGCCGTTCGTCCAGGGGTCCGAGCTCACGGTCGTCGGCAAGGTCGCCAAGGGCGTGACGGGCACCCGCGTGCGGTACTGGGCGGACCGGCAGATCTTCCCCAAGGGCGCGGTCTTCGCCTACGACGAGCTGGTGACCCGGGCGCGGCAGACGAGCTTCCTGGTGCCCGGCCTGGCGATCACGGTGCGCGACGAGCGCGGCGTGGCCGGGACGCCGGGTGAGCACGGACCGCACGAGGAGACGTTCCTGCACACCGGGGGCGTCGTCGACTTCGTGGAGCACCTGGCCCCCGACGCCGCCGTGACGGACACCTGGCACCTGACGGGCGAGGGCACGTTCACCGAGACCGTCCCGGTGCTCGACGACCGGGGGCACATGTCCCCGCAGGAGGTCTCGCGCACGTGCGAGGTCGACGTCGCGGTGCGGTGGGGCACGGGCTACGCGACCGAGGTGCGCAGCTTCGTCAACATCATCTCGACGCCCAAGGGCGGCACGCACCTCGCGGGCTTCGAGGCGGGGCTGCTCAAGACCGTCCGTGCGCAGGTGGCCGCGAACGCCCGCCGCCTGAAGTTCTCCGTCAAGGACTCGTCGGCCGAGCGGGTCGAGAAGGAGGACGTGCTCGCGGGTCTCACGGCCGTGGTCACGGTCCGGCTCGCCGAGCCGCAGTTCGAGGGCCAGACCAAGGAGGTCCTCGGCACGGGTCCCGTGCGCGGGATCGTCGCGCGCGTCGTCGAGCAGCAGCTCACGGCGATCTTCGGCTCGTCGAAGCGCGACGAGAAGGCGCACTCCGCGCTGCTGCTCGACAAGGTCGTCGGGGAGATGCGGGCACGGGTGTCGGCCCGCAAGCAGAAGGAGATCTCCCGCCGCAAGAACGCGCTCGAGTCGTCGTCGCTGCCGGCCAAGCTCGCCGACTGCCGCATCGACGACGTCGCGCGCAGCGAGCTGTTCATCGTCGAGGGCGACAGCGCGCTGGGCACGGCCAAGCTCGCGCGCAGCTCCGACTTCCAGGCGCTGCTGCCCATCCGCGGCAAGATCCTCAACGTCCAGAAGGCGTCGGTCGGCGACATGCTGAAGAACGCCGAGTGCGCCGCGATCATCCAGGTGCTCGGCGCGGGGTCGGGTCGCACGTTCGACCTCGAGGCGGCGCGCTACGGCAAGATCGTGCTGATGACGGACGCCGACGTGGACGGTGCGCACATCCGCACGCTGCTGCTCACGCTGTTCTTCCGGTACATGCGCCCGCTCGTCGACGCGGGGCGGGTGTACGCGGCGGTACCGCCGCTGCACCGGATCGAGGTCATCGGCGCCGGCTCCCGCAAGAACGAGTACGTGTACACGTACTCCGAGGTCGAGCTGGCGACGACCCTGAAGAAGCTCGACCGGTCGGGCCGGCGCTACAAGGACGACATCCAGCGCTACAAGGGGCTGGGGGAGATGGACGCCGACCAGCTCGCCGAGACGACGATGGACCCGCGCCACCGCACGCTGCGCCGGGTCCGCGTCGGCGAGGCCGAGCACGCCGCCGCGCACGTCGAGAAGGTGTTCGAGCTGCTGATGGGCTCCGACGTCGCCCCGCGCAAGGACTTCATCGTCGCCAACGCTCACTCCCTGGACCAGTCGCGCATCGACGCCTGA
- a CDS encoding DUF4192 domain-containing protein, producing the protein MEPLVLRLGEPRELLALVPHLLGFHPQDSAVAVSLRGPRGRVGLVARVDLADVADPEHGPQVARSLATHLDRDGARRAVLVLYADAVDPDRAGPVDAAAAHVAEAFDVPFGGVDVVVVGDGAYRCLACDPDCCPPGGRPLSDLESTRAGAEMVLAGSVVAPGRESLGRVATAPIAARRAVARVRRRRTDAAVRAHAHGAAAVARWRGESLAAWRALLTAPPGTDDGPVTRIALLGRVEAGLVDRRVRDAMLVAILPGADSLPERALAHAGPAEDAELRDAISLLVDPVTGAPPDDAARRAQAALDDVVAHGRRGAQAPASTLLATVAWWQGDGARAAVLLDRALGDDPAYRLAHLLRGALDAGLAPGWARRHP; encoded by the coding sequence ATGGAACCCCTCGTCCTCCGGCTCGGCGAGCCCCGTGAGCTGCTCGCCCTCGTCCCGCACCTGCTCGGCTTCCACCCGCAGGACAGCGCCGTCGCGGTCAGCCTGCGAGGGCCCCGCGGGCGTGTGGGCCTCGTCGCCCGCGTCGACCTGGCCGACGTCGCCGACCCCGAGCACGGGCCGCAGGTCGCCCGCTCGCTGGCGACCCACCTCGACCGTGACGGTGCACGTCGCGCCGTCCTGGTCCTGTACGCCGACGCCGTCGACCCGGACCGTGCCGGTCCCGTCGACGCCGCCGCCGCGCACGTCGCAGAGGCCTTCGACGTGCCGTTCGGGGGCGTCGACGTCGTCGTGGTGGGTGACGGCGCGTACCGCTGCCTCGCGTGCGACCCCGACTGCTGCCCACCCGGCGGGCGGCCGCTCAGCGACCTGGAGTCCACCCGCGCCGGCGCCGAGATGGTGCTGGCCGGTTCGGTCGTGGCGCCGGGCCGCGAGTCGCTCGGGAGGGTGGCCACCGCGCCGATCGCCGCCCGTCGCGCCGTGGCGCGCGTCCGCCGTCGTCGGACCGACGCGGCGGTGCGGGCCCACGCCCACGGCGCCGCCGCCGTGGCCCGCTGGCGCGGCGAGTCGCTCGCGGCCTGGCGTGCGCTCCTCACCGCCCCGCCGGGCACGGACGACGGCCCGGTCACCCGGATCGCGCTGCTGGGGCGCGTCGAGGCCGGGCTGGTCGACCGTCGGGTGCGCGACGCGATGCTCGTGGCGATCCTGCCGGGCGCCGACTCCCTGCCGGAGCGTGCGCTCGCGCACGCGGGCCCCGCGGAGGACGCCGAGCTGCGTGACGCGATCTCCCTGCTCGTGGACCCGGTCACCGGCGCCCCGCCGGACGACGCCGCCCGGCGGGCGCAGGCCGCCCTCGACGACGTCGTCGCACACGGACGTCGCGGAGCGCAGGCCCCGGCGTCGACCCTGCTCGCCACCGTCGCGTGGTGGCAGGGCGACGGTGCGCGCGCGGCGGTGCTGCTCGACCGCGCGCTGGGTGACGACCCGGCGTACCGCCTGGCCCACCTCCTGCGCGGCGCCCTCGACGCCGGGCTCGCCCCCGGCTGGGCGCGGCGGCACCCGTGA
- a CDS encoding GNAT family N-acetyltransferase: protein MTDTTTPLAVRAAPPAQVPLPASDRGLTWRPATLDDADALASLNVRSQEADALPFRTSAPEVTEELEGEWRDLRLDTLVGLDVDGVPRAWAQVDTAPGDERVVRAFVEGTVDPAWRGRGIGTALVAWSQARARQLLAASGKELPARIATYCDDATPEVAQVYRAAGFAPIRYYTHMRRPLDVPLPDVPSIDGLRVVPWTPELDDAVRLAHNEVFADHWGSEPRTPEQWQQARSMFAPTWSFAALDDADRVVGYAVSSRFEQDWPAAGYTSGYTDLLGVRREWRGRRVAVALLVRVMRAYADDEMAYAELEVDTANPSGAHGLYAALGYEVAHSSTMLSIEL, encoded by the coding sequence ATGACCGACACGACCACGCCTCTGGCCGTCCGCGCCGCGCCGCCCGCGCAGGTCCCGCTGCCCGCGTCGGACCGGGGACTGACGTGGCGCCCGGCGACCCTGGACGACGCCGACGCCCTGGCGTCGCTGAACGTCCGGTCGCAGGAGGCTGACGCGCTGCCGTTCCGCACCTCGGCCCCCGAGGTCACCGAGGAGCTCGAGGGGGAGTGGCGCGACCTGCGGCTCGACACCCTCGTCGGGCTCGACGTCGACGGCGTGCCGCGGGCCTGGGCGCAGGTCGACACGGCCCCGGGGGACGAGCGCGTCGTGCGCGCGTTCGTCGAGGGCACGGTCGATCCCGCCTGGCGGGGACGCGGCATCGGCACCGCGCTCGTGGCGTGGTCGCAGGCGCGCGCCCGCCAGCTGCTCGCGGCGTCGGGCAAGGAGCTGCCTGCCCGCATCGCCACGTACTGCGACGACGCGACGCCCGAGGTGGCGCAGGTCTACCGCGCCGCGGGGTTCGCGCCCATCCGCTACTACACGCACATGCGACGCCCGCTCGACGTGCCGCTACCCGACGTGCCGTCGATCGACGGGCTGCGCGTCGTGCCGTGGACGCCGGAGCTCGACGACGCCGTGCGGCTCGCCCACAACGAGGTGTTCGCCGACCACTGGGGCTCCGAGCCGCGCACGCCCGAGCAGTGGCAGCAGGCGCGCTCGATGTTCGCCCCGACGTGGTCGTTCGCGGCCCTCGACGACGCCGACCGGGTCGTCGGGTACGCCGTGTCCAGCCGCTTCGAGCAGGACTGGCCGGCCGCGGGGTACACGTCCGGCTACACCGACCTGCTGGGCGTGCGACGCGAGTGGCGTGGCCGACGTGTTGCGGTGGCGCTGCTGGTCCGCGTCATGCGCGCGTACGCCGACGACGAGATGGCGTACGCCGAGCTCGAGGTCGACACGGCGAACCCCTCCGGCGCGCACGGCCTGTACGCCGCGCTGGGCTACGAGGTGGCGCACTCCTCCACGATGCTGTCGATAGAGCTGTGA
- a CDS encoding RNA polymerase sigma factor, which produces MTSQTPHPALPREFQHPALQELVMRGRTHGSVDTASVRAACEAAGVEDPKRLRAVVRGLGTAGVDVNDLGNAGRAVAATSAKSRPAAKASVVDGAPTPAKPARAAAKTTAAKPAAKAAAAKAAPATASTDETADDVDDADVDVDVAELVDVETPEVVDVADVVEVETDDTEEDGDETVAKPAVVKKEDEPEDTGFVYSDADDDDAPAQQVVTAGATADPVKDYLKQIGKVALLNAEQEVELAKRIEAGLFADEKLAEIRDTLEPKMRRELEWIAQDGRRAKNHLLEANLRLVVSLAKRYTGRGMLFLDLIQEGNLGLIRAVEKFDYTKGYKFSTYATWWIRQAITRAMADQARTIRIPVHMVEVINKLARVQRQMLQDLGREPTPEELAKELDMTPEKVVEVQKYGREPISLHTPLGEDGDSEFGDLIEDSEAVVPADAVSFTLLQEQLHQVLDTLSEREAGVVSMRFGLTDGQPKTLDEIGKVYGVTRERIRQIESKTMSKLRHPSRSQVLRDYLD; this is translated from the coding sequence GTGACGTCCCAGACCCCCCACCCCGCCCTTCCGCGCGAGTTCCAGCACCCTGCGCTGCAGGAGCTGGTCATGCGCGGGCGGACCCACGGCAGCGTCGACACCGCGTCGGTGCGTGCCGCCTGCGAGGCCGCCGGCGTCGAGGACCCCAAGCGGCTGCGCGCGGTCGTCCGCGGGCTCGGCACCGCCGGCGTCGACGTCAACGACCTCGGGAACGCCGGCCGGGCGGTCGCCGCGACGAGCGCGAAGTCGCGTCCCGCCGCCAAGGCGTCCGTCGTCGACGGTGCCCCCACCCCCGCGAAGCCGGCCCGGGCCGCTGCCAAGACGACGGCCGCCAAGCCGGCCGCCAAGGCCGCCGCCGCGAAGGCCGCGCCTGCCACGGCGTCGACGGACGAGACCGCTGACGACGTGGACGACGCCGACGTCGACGTCGACGTGGCCGAGCTCGTGGACGTCGAGACGCCCGAGGTCGTGGACGTCGCCGACGTCGTCGAGGTCGAGACGGACGACACCGAGGAGGACGGCGACGAGACGGTCGCCAAGCCCGCGGTCGTGAAGAAGGAGGACGAGCCCGAGGACACGGGCTTCGTGTACTCCGACGCCGACGACGACGACGCGCCTGCCCAGCAGGTCGTGACGGCCGGTGCCACAGCGGACCCCGTCAAGGACTACCTCAAGCAGATCGGCAAGGTCGCGCTGCTGAACGCCGAGCAGGAGGTCGAGCTCGCCAAGCGGATCGAGGCCGGCCTGTTCGCGGACGAGAAGCTCGCGGAGATCCGCGACACGCTCGAGCCGAAGATGCGTCGCGAGCTCGAGTGGATCGCCCAGGACGGCCGTCGTGCCAAGAACCACCTCCTCGAGGCGAACCTGCGGCTCGTCGTCTCCCTCGCCAAGCGCTACACCGGTCGCGGCATGCTCTTCCTGGACCTCATCCAGGAGGGCAACCTCGGTCTGATCCGCGCGGTCGAGAAGTTCGACTACACCAAGGGCTACAAGTTCTCGACGTACGCCACCTGGTGGATCCGGCAGGCGATCACCCGAGCGATGGCCGACCAGGCCCGCACCATCCGCATCCCGGTGCACATGGTCGAGGTCATCAACAAGCTCGCGCGCGTGCAGCGCCAGATGCTCCAGGACCTGGGCCGCGAGCCCACGCCGGAGGAGCTGGCCAAGGAGCTCGACATGACGCCCGAGAAGGTCGTCGAGGTCCAGAAGTACGGCCGTGAGCCCATCTCCCTGCACACGCCACTCGGTGAGGACGGTGACAGCGAGTTCGGCGACCTCATCGAGGACTCCGAGGCCGTCGTCCCCGCGGACGCCGTCAGCTTCACGCTGCTCCAGGAGCAGCTGCACCAGGTGCTCGACACGCTCTCCGAGCGTGAGGCCGGCGTCGTGTCCATGCGGTTCGGCCTCACCGACGGCCAGCCCAAGACCCTCGACGAGATCGGCAAGGTCTACGGCGTCACGCGCGAGCGCATCCGCCAGATCGAGTCCAAGACGATGTCGAAGCTGCGGCACCCGTCGCGCTCCCAGGTCCTGCGGGACTACCTGGACTGA